The Microlunatus soli genome contains the following window.
CGTTCGGCCGAACCGTCCTGCAGTCCGTGATCGACGGTGACGGCGGCGTACGGCAGGTCGCGTTCGGCGCCGACATGGGCCACGGCGTGGGCCAGGGCCAGCGAGTCGGCACCACCGGAGACCGCCGCCACCATCGCACCGGTGGCGTGGCCTCGGACGGCCTGGACGATCTCCAGCGTTGCCGGGCCGAGCGCTTTACGAGCCATCATTCATTCGAGGTCGGAGTGCGGTCCTTCGACAGGCTCAGGAGCCCGGCTGGGATCAGGACTGCTGGGTGTCGTGGTGGACGCGGTCGACCCAGAGTTGCGGGTCGGCGATCTCGGCCGGCGTGGGCAGGGTCTTCGGCCCGATCCAGACGCGGTTGAAGCCGTCCATGCCGACGGCGTCGATGACGTGGTTGCAGAATTTGGCGCCGTCCCTGTACTGCCGCATCTTGGCGTCCAGCCCGAGCAGCTTGCGGACGATCCGATCCAGTCCCTGGGACTGGCGGCGGACGTTGAACCGCTTCCGGATGGTCTCCACCGACGGCACCACGTCGGGACCGACGCTGTCCATCACGACATCGGCGTGGCCCTCCAGCAGGCTCATCACCGCGGTGATCCGTTCGACGGTCGCGCGCTGCGCCGGGGTCTGCACCAGATCGACGATGGAGAGGTCGCGGCCATTGCGGACGGCGTCGCCGACCTGGCCGACGGCGTTCTTGATCATGTCCAGCAGCGCACCCGGATCGAGGTCGGTGCCCTCGACGATCTCGTTGACCTGCTCGTTGAGGTATTCCCGCAACCACGGTACGGCGGTGAACTGGACGCGATGGGTCTCCTCGTGCAGGCACACCCAGAGCCGGAAGTCGGCGGTGTCCAGCTTGAGCTCGCGTTCGACCATCACCACATTGGGCGCGACCAGCAACAGCCGACCACCCGGTTCCCCCGGCGCACCGGGATAGAAGGGATCGAACTGGCCGAGGATCTTGGGTGCCAGATAGCTGAGCAGCGCACCGACCTCGGCGCCACTGACCCGGGAGCCGACGGCCTGCATCTGGGCACCGCCGCGACCGGCGGCGATCTTCTCGTTCGCCTTCACAGCAAGGGGTTCCATCACGACCCGGAAGGCGTCGGCATTGGCCTGGATCCAGCCCGGCCGATCGACCACCAGCACCGGAGCAGTGGCACTCGGCACGGTCAGACCGGTGACGTCCTGGACGTAGGACTCGGCCCGTTGGGCGGCATCGCGCAACTCCGAGACCGCCGACAGGGCGCCCTCCATGGAGATCTCCGGACCGGGCTTGACCAGCTTGCGGGCGGTCTTCACTGCGACATTCCAGTCGACCATGGCAGTGCTCATGACCGAACTCTATGCGCCCCGTGGGGCCGTGACACAGGGTCCGTTCCCTGATCACTCCCTCAAAACCTGCCGTCGGCGGAGTTGTCGAGGAGTTCACCGGGACCGGCC
Protein-coding sequences here:
- a CDS encoding zinc-dependent metalloprotease, with protein sequence MSTAMVDWNVAVKTARKLVKPGPEISMEGALSAVSELRDAAQRAESYVQDVTGLTVPSATAPVLVVDRPGWIQANADAFRVVMEPLAVKANEKIAAGRGGAQMQAVGSRVSGAEVGALLSYLAPKILGQFDPFYPGAPGEPGGRLLLVAPNVVMVERELKLDTADFRLWVCLHEETHRVQFTAVPWLREYLNEQVNEIVEGTDLDPGALLDMIKNAVGQVGDAVRNGRDLSIVDLVQTPAQRATVERITAVMSLLEGHADVVMDSVGPDVVPSVETIRKRFNVRRQSQGLDRIVRKLLGLDAKMRQYRDGAKFCNHVIDAVGMDGFNRVWIGPKTLPTPAEIADPQLWVDRVHHDTQQS